Proteins co-encoded in one Stomoxys calcitrans chromosome 5, idStoCalc2.1, whole genome shotgun sequence genomic window:
- the LOC106095738 gene encoding uncharacterized protein LOC106095738 isoform X3 — MDLITINYTADNKQLSVKQMSYSRAKMPSQRRNAIGFSSPSRSSRSSRSRDRSNSPDSVERRGRRGGTSLTGVSKKHMRRWPCMICRKDHRLATCDKYKELTTHERLEFVRKLQYCVNCLAVSHTIPFCNSPKTCIKCHKRHHSSLHHLEEFKPLEKPVEKPALLTPPPPPIFRKQVVIPTVRLALVYNGIRRIVRALINPSQPFTTISETIVKQCKLSTTKIDGKSMSTIKIGTVQDLNWMLDVQALITDVLPLRPYPQDLKVSLPFDSLVLADPDFYVSDEVHIVLAADVFPKIIADGLVPHESGDIVAQGSIFGWTLTGIVSV; from the exons ATGGATTTAATAACAATCAATTATACGGCGGACAACAAACAACTGTCGGTGAAGCAAATGAGTTATTCCAGAG CTAAAATGCCTTCGCAAAGGCGGAATGCCATTGGCTTTTCATCACCATCGAGATCGTCCCGATCGAGTCGTAGCAGAGATCGTAGCAATTCTCCCGACTCTGTCGAAAGAAGGGGACGTCGTGGCGGCACCTCATTAACTGGTGTCTCAAAGAAGCATATGCGAAGATGGCCCTGCATGATATGCCGAAAGGATCATCGCCTAGCAACATGTGACAAATACAAAGAACTAACCACTCACGAGCGTCTGGAATTTGTGCGTAAGCTACAATACTGTGTCAACTGCTTGGCCGTATCGCACACCATACCCTTTTGTAATTCACCAAAAACTTGCATCAAATGCCACAAACGTCATCATAGCTCATTGCATCATTTGGAGGAATTTAAACCGTTAGAGAAACCCGTGGAAAAGCCAGCATTGCTGACCCCTCCACCACCACCCATATTTCGCAAACAAGTTGTTATACCCACAGTGCGTTTGGCTCTAGTCTACAATGGTATTCGCCGCATTGTTCGGGCCCTGATTAACCCATCTCAGCCCTTTACCACGATTTCGGAGACCATTGTGAAACAGTGCAAATTGTCAACAACCAAAATCGATGGAAAATCCATGAGTACCATAAAAATTGGTACCGTTCAGGATCTAAATTGGATGCTAGATGTACAGGctcttataacagatgtattACCCTTACGACCATATCCCCAAGACTTGAAAGTATCATTGCCATTTGACAGCTTAGTGCTGGCTGACCCAGACTTTTATGTCTCAGATGAAGTGCATATAGTGTTGGCAGCCgatgtttttccaaaaattatagCCGATGGTCTTGTGCCGCATGAAAGCGGTGATATAGTTGCACAGGGTTCAATATTTGGTTGGACCTTGACGGGTATTGTCTCTGTTTGA
- the LOC106095729 gene encoding uncharacterized protein LOC106095729 produces the protein MGDLSKAEKGFLMRKHEQTMKLRAEFLKNSSNPFRHATGEGGTLFDAGLSRFQAMRVNYFEHFKPTGHAFRIGMGVVVLPIALYAWAMKAERDCREQQYRNGEVAYKDRLFKFI, from the exons ATGGGCGATCTATCAAAGGCTGAAAAAGGTTTTCTCATGCGAAAGCATGAGCAGACAATGAAGCTGCGCGCCGAATTTTTGAAGAATTCTTCAAATCCCTTCCGTCATGCCACAGGTGAAGGTGGCACTTTG TTTGATGCCGGTTTGTCTCGTTTCCAAGCCATGCGAGTGAACTACTTTGAACACTTCAAGCCCACTGGTCATGCATTCCGTATTGGCATGGGTGTTGTGGTTTTGCCTATCGCTCTATATGCTTGGGCCATGAAGGCAGAACGCGATTGTAGGGAACAACAATATCGCAATGGTGAAGTTGCCTACAAAGATCGTCtatttaaattcatttga